One genomic region from Bactrocera tryoni isolate S06 chromosome 3, CSIRO_BtryS06_freeze2, whole genome shotgun sequence encodes:
- the LOC120769991 gene encoding electron transfer flavoprotein beta subunit lysine methyltransferase isoform X1, with protein MLLRRLICRPPAPPSSSLPSYLWASRRVRHAGNHAPCRRSSGANLKDIERVILQETKISRDHLTPEIALHLITPECRLFHEPVPNVNVTKLFKDDPFWAFYWPGGQAISRYVLDNPSLVAGKSVLDVGSGCGASAVAALMHQAKYVVANDIDEAAGCAVVLNAQLNAVNLKHLHISTENLIKASQLVQEDLILLGDVFYDEEFAAVLQPWLQKLRKAGKQILVGDPGRHGLTANRRQHMRCLAKYELTESGCIENNGFRFVNVWELR; from the exons atgttgTTGCGGCGTCTGATCTGCAGGCCTCCGGCTCCACCATCGTCTTCTTTGCCATCGTATTTGTGGGCGTCGCGACGTGTACGTCACGCTGGAAATCACGCGCCCTGTAGACGGTCAAGTGG AGCAAATCTTAAAGACATCGAACGCGTTATACTACAAGAGACGAAAATTTCACGAGATCATTTAACGCCAGAGATAGCGCTCCATCTCATAACACCAGAATGTCGGCTCTTTCATGAACCAGTACCCAATGTAAATGTCACGAAGTTGTTCAAAGACGACCCCTTTTGGGCATTCTACTGGCCTGGTGGACAGGCTATCAGTCG TTACGTACTGGATAATCCCTCCTTGGTGGCTGGCAAGTCGGTGCTGGATGTGGGCAGCGGTTGTGGGGCCAGCGCCGTGGCTGCGCTAATGCACCAAGCAAAATATGTTGTGGCAAATGACATCGATGAAg CGGCTGGCTGTGCTGTTGTACTGAACGCTCAGTTGAATGCGGTAAACCTGAAACACTTACATATTTCTacggaaaatttaataaaagcgtCACAATTGGTACAGGAAGACCTAATTTTGTTGGGTGATGTTTTTTACGACGAAGAATTCGCCGCTGTTTTGCAGCCTTGGCTACAAAAACTACGTAAGGCGGGAAAACAGATACTTGTTGGTGATCCCGGACGGCATGGCTTGACAGCGAACAGACGGCAGCATATGAGATGTTTAGCCAAATACGAATTGACGGAAAGTGGCTGCATTGAGAATAATGGTTTTCGCTTTGTTAATGTTTGGGAATTAAGATAG
- the LOC120769989 gene encoding trichohyalin produces MRLFVVSVLSLLAASSGVYAAAVAGYPYRAELLAYSPARGEFAAVNALTPDYTRYINQQAATELFGYRYPEPIESRRITYEEYLNQLAKGTLKDETELIKKRDEHFRLWAVHVYDQYRQELDHLKVAGKEPTADMLAKINAFEAVLIAPKSDYSQETSIIKQLREEHLRFWNESRRKAMLALQQEEQAVKSKIYSPDAGEKLFQNAPTQAVFLSETAEQKKAREEHLRIYQEQHLREFEETLNKVFVAPLTSENAPNLAAQQPVFTQTLQQSAPAANNEKLATAKSSLQIDNYQSQPQVYAGVQETAEVQRAREEHLKLVKEANLKASLTSKTEKVQTETEVKPLLYDASTDKLAEEQFADEEAHLRAEEAKQREAELLAETERLREEQRLQAEELLRLQQEEQRRQEQERLDQSNENKEAVHYAEKPQLPIAAPAKETLESLIQSQYQFDPAATYDIRETEKYAGNPYLLRYAVPGGNVKQIGTPIATTAYYIGAQKPAQEQQVYANPGVYYLRDANEGYLKLDNPYFLHYITNQQGGKDTLATADAASLASALAALHQAQKIEQPIAATFGQKPIAPSVPITPVAPSGPLTSLAPAAPILPIAPLVPNADNMKIVYGNDAALAALEKATREHFRAHEIALEQLRLANQKQSPLQKDCY; encoded by the exons ATGCGGTTATTTGTGGTTTCGGTGCTCAGCTTGTTGGCGGCTAGTAGTGGCGTTTATGCGGCCGCAGTCGCCGGTTATCCATATCGTGCGGAGTTACTAGCTTACAGTCCAGCGCGTGGTGAATTCGCTGCAGTGAATGCATTAACACCGGACTATACGCGCTATATCAATCAACAGGCCGCGACGGAACTATTTGGTTACAGATATCCAGAGCCGATTGAAAGCAGGCGAATTACTTatgaagaatatttaaatcaactcgCCAAAGGTACACTGAAGGATGAGACCGAGCTTATAAAAAAGCGCGATGAACATTTTCGGTTATGGGCCGTACATGTGTACGATCAATATAGACAGGAACTGGATCACCTAAAAGTCGCGGGTAAAGAGCCCACTGCAGATATGCTAGCGAAAATCAACGCATTCGAGGCTGTACTAATAGCGCCGAAAAGTGACTACAGTCAAGAAACTTCAATAATCAAGCAGCTGCGCGAGGAGCATTTACGCTTCTGGAATGAGTCAAGACGCAAAGCCATGCTAGCTCTGCAACAGGAAGAGCAAG CGGTGAAGTCAAAAATTTATTCACCAGACGCAGGTGAAAAGTTATTCCAAAATGCGCCAACACAGGCTGTATTCTTAAGTGAAACAGCCGAGCAGAAGAAGGCGCGTGAAGAGCACTTGCGCATCTATCAGGAGCAA CACTTGCGCGAATTCGAAGAAACGTTAAACAAAGTATTCGTTGCGCCTTTAACTAGTGAAAACGCACCTAATCTGGCAGCACAACAGCCTGTGTTCACGCAGACACTACAGCAAAGCGCGCCAGCAGCCAATAACGAAAAGTTAGCCACTGCAAAATCATCCCTGCAAATAGATAATTATCAGAGTCAGCCGCAAGTGTATGCCGGCGTGCAAGAAACGGCTGAGGTGCAGCGCGCACGTGAAGAGCATCTCAAGCTGGTGAAGGAAGCAAATTTGAAGGCGAGTCTGACATCAAAAACTGAAAAGGTCCAAACTGAAACTGAAGTAAAACCCTTATTGTATGACGCGTCAACTGATAAACTAGCGGAGGAGCAATTCGCTGATGAAGAAGCGCATTTACGCGCAGAGGAAGCGAAGCAGCGTGAAGCTGAACTTTTAGCCGAAACTGAGCGCTTAAGAGAAGAACAACGCTTACAAGCTGAAGAGCTGCTGCGCTTGCAACAAGAGGAGCAACGTCGTCAAGAGCAGGAACGTTTGGATCAGTCAAATGAAAATAAGGAAGCTGTGCATTACGCTGAAAAACCACAATTACCGATCGCGGCACCCGCAAAAGAGACACTTGAGTCATTAATACAGTCACAATATCAGTTCGATCCGGCTGCTACCTACGACATACGCGAAACGGAAAAATATGCAGGCAATCCATATTTATTACGTTACGCCGTACCGGGCGGTAATGTCAAACAGATCGGCACGCCCATAGCGACTACTGCCTACTATATCGGTGCACAGAAACCCGCGCAAGAACAGCAAGTTTACGCCAATCCCGGCGTTTACTATTTGCGCGACGCCAATGAGGGTTATCTCAAATTGGATAATCCCTACTTCCTACATTATATAACCAATCAACAGGGTGGTAAGGATACACTAGCAACAGCTGATGCGGCGTCTCTGGCCTCCGCACTAGCCGCCTTGCATCAGGCACAAAAGATCGAACAGCCAATCGCTGCAACTTTCGGTCAGAAACCAATTGCACCGTCTGTTCCGATTACTCCTGTTGCTCCCAGTGGACCCCTTACATCACTAGCGCCAGCAGCACCCATACTTCCAATTGCACCGCTCGTGCCGAACGCCGACAATATGAAAATTGTCTACGGCAATGATGCCGCTTTGGCTGCTTTGGAGAAGGCGACACGTGAGCATTTTCGAGCGCACGAAATCGCCTTGGAGCAATTACGTTTAGCCAATCAGAAACAGTCGCCGTTGCAGAAAGATTGCTATTGA